One segment of Micromonospora parathelypteridis DNA contains the following:
- a CDS encoding hemerythrin domain-containing protein, translating into MDDITALILDDHAAFRRGFARLDDARDEQEMLAIWDALALHLDIHAEAEEAILYPHLVKHGDDGEDETADAIGDHNKIRDAIAEAKLHPVGSDEWWAAVGTARRENSEHLAEEEDEALPDFRRHASTELRAELGQRWLTFYGEHKNGRNLPFRDKDPQQYVADHR; encoded by the coding sequence GTGGACGACATCACCGCACTGATCCTGGACGACCACGCCGCCTTCCGGCGCGGCTTCGCCCGCCTCGACGACGCCCGCGACGAGCAGGAGATGCTCGCCATCTGGGACGCGCTCGCCCTGCACCTGGACATCCACGCCGAGGCGGAGGAGGCGATCCTCTATCCGCACCTGGTCAAGCACGGCGACGACGGTGAGGACGAGACCGCCGACGCGATCGGTGACCACAACAAGATCCGGGACGCCATCGCCGAGGCGAAGTTGCACCCGGTCGGTTCGGACGAGTGGTGGGCGGCGGTCGGCACGGCCCGTCGGGAGAACAGCGAACACCTGGCCGAGGAGGAGGACGAGGCGCTGCCGGACTTCCGCCGGCACGCCAGCACCGAACTCCGCGCCGAGCTCGGCCAACGCTGGCTGACGTTCTACGGCGAGCACAAGAACGGCCGCAACCTTCCGTTCCGCGACAAGGACCCACAGCAGTACGTCGCCGACCACCGCTGA
- a CDS encoding sensor histidine kinase has protein sequence MTFRAALAPLVAGTTWRRGVFLLLGGVLALPYGLLVVTFAQLFADSAIPRALVYALLVIAALIAGVPLLLDGSRALEIAAVRALLGVDLPEPALGHRGDRETRLRSALWIATHLIVGALVMVALFSALPMALAFIGQQFGIGVELTSRERFGPLDGRDSGLLTLTGVALLVGLGYAVAGLGALAGSMAPVLLGPAQAERIAALEARATRLAERNRLARELHDSIGHALTVATLQAGAAREVLDTDPEFVRRALTAIEETGRTAMDELDHVLGLLRDTGSSRPAVAPQRTLADLDRLVRDAHAAGLTVHAQRAGDPARVPAVVSREGYRIVQEGLTNAARYGHGPVTLRLELHPDAMELELVNAVGRSERAELGRGGRGLDGMRERVLLLGGRLTVGPDGDRWLIRARLPYEETT, from the coding sequence GTGACCTTCCGAGCGGCGCTGGCCCCGCTCGTCGCCGGCACCACCTGGCGGCGCGGCGTGTTCCTACTGCTGGGCGGAGTGCTGGCGCTGCCGTACGGGCTGCTCGTGGTGACCTTCGCCCAACTGTTCGCCGACTCGGCGATCCCCCGCGCACTGGTGTACGCCCTGCTCGTGATCGCGGCGCTGATCGCCGGGGTGCCGCTGCTGCTGGACGGCAGCCGGGCGTTGGAGATCGCCGCCGTACGGGCGTTGCTCGGGGTCGACCTGCCCGAGCCGGCACTCGGGCACCGCGGCGACCGGGAAACCCGGCTGCGCAGCGCACTCTGGATCGCCACGCACCTCATCGTCGGCGCTCTGGTGATGGTCGCGCTGTTCAGCGCCTTGCCGATGGCGCTGGCCTTCATCGGTCAGCAGTTCGGCATCGGTGTCGAGCTGACCAGCCGGGAACGGTTCGGGCCGCTCGACGGGCGGGACAGCGGCTTGCTGACCCTGACCGGGGTGGCTCTGCTGGTCGGCCTCGGCTACGCCGTCGCGGGGCTCGGCGCGCTCGCCGGATCCATGGCGCCGGTGCTGCTCGGTCCCGCTCAGGCGGAACGGATCGCCGCGCTGGAGGCGCGGGCCACCCGACTCGCCGAACGCAACCGACTGGCCCGGGAGCTGCACGACTCGATCGGCCACGCGCTGACCGTGGCCACCCTTCAGGCCGGGGCCGCCCGCGAGGTCCTCGACACAGACCCGGAGTTCGTCCGACGGGCGCTCACCGCCATCGAGGAGACCGGACGGACCGCGATGGACGAGCTGGATCACGTGCTCGGGCTGCTCCGGGACACCGGCAGCTCCCGGCCAGCCGTGGCGCCGCAGCGTACGCTCGCCGACCTGGACCGGCTCGTCCGCGACGCCCACGCGGCCGGGCTGACGGTGCACGCACAGCGCGCCGGCGACCCGGCGCGGGTGCCCGCCGTGGTCTCCCGGGAGGGCTACCGGATCGTCCAGGAAGGCCTGACCAACGCCGCCCGGTACGGCCACGGGCCGGTCACGCTGCGGCTGGAACTGCATCCCGACGCAATGGAGTTGGAGCTGGTCAACGCGGTGGGGCGTTCGGAACGCGCGGAGCTGGGCCGGGGCGGCCGGGGCCTGGACGGTATGCGCGAGCGGGTCCTGCTGCTCGGTGGCCGGCTCACCGTGGGACCGGACGGTGACCGTTGGCTGATCCGGGCCCGCCTGCCGTACGAGGAGACGACATGA
- a CDS encoding response regulator transcription factor → MTTGVLIVDDDELIRVGLRAIIDAQPDLRVLAEAADGAEVPPLVARHRPDVVLMDVRMPGIDGIQATRHLLATSATPPRVLVVTTFANDEYVYEALRAGASGFLLKRARPAEVVEAVRVVAAGESLLFPAAIRQLVGAYGPAGGDRLCAARLTEREAEVLRLMTTGRSNPEIAAHLVVGVETVKTHVGNVLAKLGVRDRTQAVIAAYESGFVTPSG, encoded by the coding sequence ATGACCACGGGCGTGCTGATCGTCGACGACGACGAGCTGATCCGGGTCGGGCTGCGGGCAATCATCGACGCCCAACCCGACCTGCGGGTGCTCGCCGAGGCCGCCGACGGTGCCGAGGTGCCGCCGCTGGTCGCCCGGCATCGGCCGGACGTGGTGCTGATGGACGTGCGAATGCCCGGCATCGACGGCATCCAGGCGACCCGGCATCTGTTGGCCACCTCGGCCACCCCACCCCGGGTGCTGGTGGTCACCACGTTCGCCAACGACGAGTACGTCTACGAGGCGCTCCGCGCCGGAGCCTCCGGTTTCCTGCTCAAACGGGCCCGGCCCGCCGAGGTGGTGGAGGCCGTCCGGGTGGTGGCGGCGGGGGAGTCGCTGCTTTTCCCGGCGGCGATCCGCCAGCTCGTCGGGGCGTACGGGCCGGCCGGCGGCGACCGGTTGTGTGCCGCCCGGCTCACCGAACGGGAGGCCGAGGTGCTGCGGTTGATGACCACCGGGCGGTCCAACCCGGAGATCGCCGCCCACCTGGTCGTCGGAGTGGAGACCGTCAAGACGCACGTCGGCAACGTGCTGGCCAAGCTGGGCGTCCGCGACCGTACCCAGGCGGTCATCGCCGCCTACGAGTCCGGGTTCGTCACCCCGTCCGGCTGA
- a CDS encoding sigma 54-interacting transcriptional regulator, with amino-acid sequence MGRVTAPTPVIPVPPADLPGTLGALRAAGHQYRTVKQELRDNLLARMRSGEARFPGIVGYDDSVLPEVERALLAGHDMVLLGERGQGKTRLIRSLGALLDEWTPVIPGSVLNEHPLHPLTPASRAQVAEAGDDQPVGWLHRSMRYGEKLATPDTSVGDLIGDVDPIRIAQGRTLGDPETIHFGLVPRTNRGIFAVNELPDLAERIQVALLNVLEERDIQVRGYQLRLPLDLLLVASANPEDYTNRGRIITPLKDRFGAEIRTHYPVDLELELALIRQEADLVAEVPEHVLEVLARFARAVRESPSVDPRSGVSARFAIAAAETVAGAALRRAGLLAASPTPEGRPEAAVARVGDAVSVTSTLRGKVEFESGEEGREIEVLAHLLRTATAETFRAHLAGLDLSGFTALVEEGTAIETGELVGAAELLRQVGTVPGLAKVLDRLGLGDAPTPEEAAAAVEFVLEGLHLTRRLGKDVTDSGRTVYGGRG; translated from the coding sequence GTGGGGCGGGTGACTGCGCCTACCCCGGTAATCCCGGTTCCACCGGCCGACCTGCCCGGCACGCTCGGCGCGCTTCGGGCGGCCGGTCACCAATACCGCACCGTCAAGCAGGAACTCCGCGACAACCTTCTGGCCCGGATGCGCTCCGGTGAGGCCCGTTTCCCCGGCATCGTCGGCTACGACGACAGCGTGTTGCCCGAGGTCGAGCGGGCACTGCTCGCCGGGCACGACATGGTGCTGCTCGGTGAGCGCGGCCAGGGCAAGACCCGACTCATCCGCTCGCTCGGTGCGTTGCTCGACGAGTGGACCCCGGTCATCCCCGGTTCGGTGCTCAACGAGCACCCCCTGCACCCGCTTACGCCCGCGTCCCGCGCCCAGGTCGCCGAGGCCGGCGACGACCAGCCGGTCGGCTGGCTGCACCGCTCGATGCGCTACGGCGAGAAGCTGGCGACCCCGGACACCAGCGTCGGCGACCTGATCGGTGACGTCGACCCGATCCGGATCGCCCAGGGCCGCACCCTCGGCGACCCGGAAACCATCCACTTCGGGTTGGTACCTCGGACCAACCGGGGCATCTTCGCCGTCAACGAGCTGCCCGACCTGGCCGAGCGGATCCAGGTGGCCCTGCTCAACGTGCTGGAGGAGCGGGACATCCAGGTCCGCGGCTACCAGCTGCGGCTTCCACTGGACCTGCTCCTGGTGGCCAGCGCCAACCCGGAGGACTACACCAACCGGGGTCGGATCATCACCCCGCTCAAGGACCGGTTCGGCGCGGAGATCCGTACCCACTACCCCGTCGACCTGGAGTTGGAGCTGGCGCTGATCCGGCAGGAGGCCGATCTGGTCGCCGAGGTGCCGGAGCACGTGCTGGAGGTTCTGGCCCGGTTCGCCCGCGCCGTGCGGGAGTCGCCGTCGGTGGACCCGCGCTCCGGTGTCTCCGCCCGGTTCGCCATCGCCGCGGCGGAGACGGTCGCCGGCGCCGCGCTGCGCCGCGCCGGTCTGCTCGCCGCTTCTCCGACCCCGGAGGGACGCCCCGAGGCTGCGGTGGCGCGGGTCGGGGACGCGGTGTCGGTGACCAGCACCTTGCGCGGCAAGGTGGAGTTCGAGAGCGGCGAGGAGGGACGGGAGATCGAGGTCCTCGCCCACCTGCTGCGCACCGCGACCGCCGAGACGTTCCGGGCACACCTGGCCGGGCTGGACCTGTCCGGGTTCACCGCCCTCGTCGAGGAGGGCACGGCGATCGAGACCGGCGAGCTGGTCGGCGCCGCCGAGCTGCTGCGCCAGGTGGGCACCGTGCCCGGGTTGGCGAAGGTCCTCGATCGGCTCGGCCTGGGTGACGCGCCCACCCCGGAGGAGGCGGCGGCCGCCGTCGAGTTCGTGCTGGAGGGGTTGCACCTGACCCGGAGGCTCGGCAAGGACGTCACCGACTCGGGGCGCACCGTCTACGGCGGCCGGGGCTGA